The genomic segment CCGCGAGGGCGAGGTGCCGACCACGGTCGAGTCGCTGAAGGGCCAGCGGGTGGCGGTGGTCGCCGGCACGACGACCGAGACGACGCTGGACCAGATGATCAAGGCGGGCAAGCTCGGCATGCTGCTGATCCGGGTGCCGGATCACGACGCGGCGATCAAGGCGCTGACCGACAAGACGGCGACGGCCTACGCCGCCGATCGCACCGTCCTCGTCACCACGGCGTTGATTCGCGGCAAGGGACAGCCGTTCGCGCTGGCCGAGATGCAGTTCAGCTATGAGCCCTACGGGCTGATGATGCGCCGCGATGACGATCTCCGTCTGGCGGTGGACCGGACGTTGGCGCGCCTCTATCGCTCGGGCGAGATCGGTCCGATCGTCAAGCGCTGGTTCGAGCCCTTCGGCAAGCCGGGTGATGCCCTGCAGGCCATGTTCCTGCTAAACGGCCTGCCCGAATAGCCGACTCGCACCTGGGTGGTCGCGTGTTGCGCGCGGCGGTCGCCGAAATGCCGGCGCGCCGGGCGGCGATCACTCAGCCGCGCGTCGCGTCGCCGATCGCTCCGGGGTAGAGCCGTTGCAGCACCTCGCGAGCAGCATCCGCGAGCAGCCGGCGCAGGTTTGCGGCGAGCATTTCCTCGCTGGCGCTGGTCACGTCGCCGGCTGGTGGCCGCTGTGCCCAGAGTGCGGCGAGAGCCGGTCGGCGGGTTGCAAGGACCTCCTCGACGAGTTCGCGCCAGAACGGCGGGTACTCGCTTTCGGCCCATTCGCCGCGACCGCGGCCGAAGTGTGCGACGGCGAGATAGCGCAGCAGGGCCGAGACGACGAGGCTGTCGAGCAGTTCGTCGTCCCAGCCGAGCCGCGTCTCGCTGTGGCCGCGCAGCTTGTTGACGCCGCGCGCCACGCCGGCGCCGCCGGCGGCGCCGGCGAGTGCGCCGAGCAGGGTGCCGGCGCCGAGACTCAGTCCACCGGCAGCCAGGTCGGCTGCCAGCCCGGAGAGTGCCCCGGAAACGACGCCGGTGACGGCCGCTGCCTTGCCGGTGTGCAGCGGCGCCTGCGTGCGCAGGTGCGCGTCGATGCGTGCGCGCACTGCGTCGGCGGCGTGGCCGCTGAGGTCGTGGAGAGCGATCAGGCGCTCGGTGCTCGTGCGCAGCCGTCCGTCGAGACGGCTGGCCAGCGCTTTCGCGGCACGCTGCCGGTCGACGTTCACCTGTTCGCCGGCGACGACCGAGCGCAGCGCCGTGCGCAGCTGGTCGCGCAGGCGAGGGGTGGCGAGCGCTTCGCTGTCGCAGGCGGCGCCGGCGATCGCCGTCGCCAGCGCCGCCATCGCCTCGGCGAATTGCCGCTCGCGCCGGCTCGTCCAGGCAGCGACCAAGCGTTGGCAGGCAGCCGCCTTGTCGGCAACGATCGACGCGGCCAGCGTCCGCAGGAGGACGATCTCCTGTACCCAGCAGCGTGCGAAGGCATCCAGCGTCAGCACGTCGCGGACGAATGCTCGTTCGCCGAGCGCCATGCGCCAGCGTTGCACGTCCGCCTGTTCCGCCGCGAGTGGCCGCGGCGTTCCAGTCTGATTGAGCAGGACGACTACCGGCCGGCCGATCCACGCCAGCACGTCGAGTTCGGGCGCGAGATAGCCGGCGTCGGCAGGCGCCTCGGCAGCGTTCACCAGGTAAAGCACGACATCGGCCTCGTCACGGACGTTGCGCACCGCTTGCTGCGAAAGGTAGAAGGGCTGGTCGCGAAAGCGGTCCCAGATCTGCGACAGGAACCAGCCAATCGGATTTCCCTGCTGCGCCAGCCGTCGCGCCAGGCGGGCGCTGTCGCCAAAGCCGGGCGTGTCCCAGAGCAGCAGGGTGTCGCCCTCGGCCGTGTCGATCAGCGGGTAGGGCGTCGCTTCGGTCGTGACGTGCGCGGCGTCGCGCACCTCGCCGACGTCGCGCCCGAGCAGGGTGCGCGCCAGGGTCGTCTTGCCGGCGTTGGTGTGCGAGATCAGCGACAGGGCGATGGCACGCACGTCGGTGCTCATCACCCGCGCTCCGCCAAGTTGCCGGCGAGCGCGCTGGCGGCTGCGTCGAGGCTGCCGTCGCCGGTGCGGCCGGCGCTGGCGACCGCCGCGAGGTCGGCGAAGACGCAGCCGACGCGCAGCGTCGCGCACAGTTCGCGCCAGGCGGTGCGGCGTCCCTCGATTCGCCCCGTGTCGCGGCCACGGGCGAGAAAGCTGCTCTCATCGACCAGCGCGACGAGCCGCCGGGCGCCGCCGCCGGGACTGCCGAGCGCGCGCAGGAAAGCACCATGCACCTCGCGTTCCGGCGTCGCCGTCGCGTTGAACAGTGCGATGATCCGGCCGCCACCATCTTCCGCGCCAGCGTGGGGCGGCGCATCCTCTTCACCGTAGCGCACCGCCGGGCCGACAGTCAGCAGCGTGTTGCCGCCGAGCGCGTGGGTGACCAGTCGCTCGAGGCCGCTGGTTGCCTCGGGCGGCAGCGTGTAGCTGTAGGGGATCACGGTGAGCCGCAGCGGGCCGCCGCGAAAGTCGCGCAGCAGGCGATCGAAGTAGGGTTCGGCGAAGTCGATCGGCAGGCTCCTGGAGCGACGGCGCTCGACCAGCCAGGCGAGCAGGGCGAGCACGAGACGCGGCACGATGACGATGGCGGCGACGGTCGCCGCCAGCAGGTGCAGCCATTGCGCCGCATTCTCGCCGGCGGGTGCGCGGATGGCTGCGATCTCTTCCGCCGTCGGCAGGGGAATCCCGCTCAGCGCCGTTCCCGGTGCAAGCGCGATGGCGAGCAGCCGATGCACGTCGCTGGCAGCGAGAAAGGTGCTCTCCCAAGTCGCCTCATAGGCGAAGGCGAGGCCGCGCAGATAGAAGCCGGTGAGCACGCCGGTCGCCAGCAGCGCTGCCGCGAGATGCAGGATGCGCGCCGCGCGGGCGCCATGCAGCGGCGCCGAGAGGCGGCTCCAGTCGCTTGCCAGGTGGGCGATCGCGGCCCCGAGTTCGCCTCCTGGCCGAGGGTGCAGCCCTGTCGCGAGGCGGCCCATGGCTCGTCGCCAGGGCTGCGGCAGCGTATTCCCCGGGCGGCGCAGGCAGAACCTCGCCGCCAGCAGCAGGTAGACGGCGATATTCCAGGCGATCAGTGCCAGCACCGGCGGCATCAGGATGTTGATTCGCTGGCCACCGCCGATCCGGTCGACCAGCAGGCCGCCGATGAAGGCGGCGACGGCGATCGCACCCGCCAGCCAGGGACGCCAGGACAGCGCGCGAACCGCGCGGGGGATGACCGGGAAGCGTTCTCCGAACCGACCGAGCGCCAGTCGCGCGCGCTCCGCCACGAAGTCAGCGTCCGCTGCTCCTTCGCCGACGACCTCGGCGGCGGCCCGGCTGGCCCAGGCCCGGTCGCCATCGGACCACAGCACGTGCGCGCGGTCCGCCGTCTCGAAGGCCCGCACGGCGACGATCTCCAGCGCCCTCAATTCGGTGACAGTATATTCAATCGAGCACGTGTCATGAGGTGAGCGGCTTGATGGACGTGGGCTCAATCGCGAGGCGGGGCGGTCGAGGTGTCCAGTCGACGAAGCGAGTTTGCCGTCACCGGATTCCGCGGGCATCAGGGCATCTTCCCGCGTGCCGGCGGTTGCCGACGATGATTGACCGGCGCAGAGGCAATCCCCGAGAATGGCGCGGTCGCCGACGCCTTCAAGCAAGGACGGGAACTCGCATGTATCACGGTGAGAAACTCAACGCATGGACGCATCTGGTCGGGGCGGTTCTGGCGCTGATTGGGGCGGTCGTCCTGGTCGTTCTCGCGGCGCGGACAGGCGACCCGTGGAAGATCGTCAGCGTCTCGATCTACGGCGCAACCCTCGTTCTCCTCTACAGCTGCTCGACGCTGTACCACAGCTTCCGTGGCCGCGCCAAGGAGATCTTCCAGAAGCTCGACCACCTCAGCATCTATCTGCTGATTGCCGGCAGTTACACGCCCTTCTGCCTGGTCACCCTGCGCGGCCCCTGGGGGTGGTCGCTCTTTGCCGTCGTCTGGGGTCTGGCGGTGGTCGGCTCGCTGCAGGAGTTCTGGCTGAAGAGCGAAGCGCGCGTGCTGTCTGTGGTGATCTACGTCGTCATGGGCTGGGCGGTGCTGGGCGCACTGCCTCCATTGCTGCAGGCGCTCGGCATGGCTGGCTTCGTCTGGCTGGCGGCCGGCGGCGCTGCCTATACGCTCGGCATCGTCTTCTACGCTCTCGACTCGCGCCTGCGGCACGCGCACGGCATCTGGCACCTCTTCGTACTTGCCGGCAGCGCTGCCCAGTACGTCGCCATCGTGCTCCATGTGCTTTGAGGGACAGGCGCGGCTTCGCCGCCGGGCGCTCAGTGCCTGTGTTCGCCCGCCGGGGAAGCGGCGGTGAGGTCGCGCACTTCCGCCTTGACCTCGAGGGTTTCGATCTTGCGGTCCTTGCCCTCGATCTGCAGGGTCAGCGGCACCGATTCGCCCTTCAGCAGCGGCTGCTTGAGACGGATCAACATCACGTGGTAGCCGCTCGGACCGAGTTGCACCGTCTTGCCGGCGGGCAGTTCGAGGCGGGGAATGGCGCGCATGCGCATCACCTGCCCGTCCATCTTCATCTCGTGGATCTCGGTGACGGCGGCTGCCGGGCTGCTGGCGCCGACGAGCGTCGCGCCGGTCTTGCTGCTGATCTCCATGAACGCGCCGGTGGCCTGCTGGCCGGTGACGGTACCACGCACCCAAGCGTTGTGCACCTCGACATCGGCGGCCAGCGCCGCGCCCGATCCCACCCCGAACAGCAGCAGCGACGCGGAAAACATCATCCTCTTGTTCAATGCAGCCTCCCTTCCTTGTCAGAAAAACGATCATGAACCGATACTTGCGGATCACTCCGCGGCACGGTGGCGCAGCCGGCGTTGGCCGGACCCAGCGGACCGGCCGCCATGCCGGATGGTGGCCAAGGAGATCAGCGCTTGATCGACCATTGGCCCTGCGCGTCCTCGATCCACCAGCCAGCGTGCCACTGTGCCTTCCAGCGCTGGACCTGTGCGGCCCGCACCGCGGGTTCCCAGTACTGTCCGCCATGCCCTTCGGCGAGCGCGTAGATCAGCGAGTTGCGGTCGGGATTCTCGCTGTCGATCAGCTTCTCCGCGATCTGGCGCTGCGCCAGGTTGAGGCGGCTGGCATCGCGCAGCCTGACCATGCCATCGTAGCCGAGACCGATGATGCCCGCGTCGTAGAAACGGACGAGGCGCGAGGCGCGCTGCGCCAGGCCGTGTTTGACGATCACCACCGGTGGCGTGCCCAGATCAAGGTTGACCTGGTCGGGGCTCGGCGCCGCGGCAACCGGCAGGGCCAGAACGGCGAGCAGCAGCAGAAGGCGTTTCATTTCAGGGCTCCAGGGTTATCACTTGCCGGCGAGCAGCAGCTTCAGGTCGGCAGCGACATTGTCGGGTGCCTCGCCGTGGCGGACGAGCAGCCGCAGGCGCCCCTGCGGATCGAAAGCATAACTGCCGGTCGAGTGATCGATGCTGTAGCTGTCGGGGGTGCTGCCCGGTTGCCGGCCATAGAAGACCTTGAACTCCCTCGCCGCCGCTGCGGTCGCCGCGTCGTCGCCGCGCAGGCCGATGAACCCCGGGTTGAATGCGGTCACGTATTCGGCGAGCAATTGTTGCGTGTCACGCGCCGGGTCGAGGGTGACGAAGAGAACCTGCACGCGTCCGGCGTCGCTGCCGAGGCGGGCGACGGTCTCGCGCATCGACAGCAGCGTCGTCGGGCAGACATCCGGACACTGCGTGTAACCGAAGAACACGATCACCGCCTTGCCCTTGAAATCGGCCAGCCGGCGCGGCTGGCCCAGGTGATCGGTGAGCGCCAGTTCCTTGCCCCAGTCGACACCCGTGATGTCGGTCGATTTGAAGGCCGGCGGTCCGGAACAGGCGACGAGCAGCAAGTTGAGGAGCAGGACCAGGCTGGCGAGGGAGGGAGTTGTCTTCATCGTCGTCGAGTTTCGGTGGCACGGGGCCGCTGCAGGAACTGGGGCGGCATCTACGGCCCGACATTGTCGTCCGCGAAGGCATTCTGGGCAAGGTCTGGCTTGCGGCACGCCGCAGCTTGCCGGCCGACGGTCGATCGGGCGCCTGCCGCAAGCGGATCACCATCGCTATCGGCGTCGCGATGAGCCCGCACGGCTGCATCGTTGGGCTGTTTTCCTCATGGCGGCTTCTGTGCGAGGGGCATCGCGTGACGCTGGTCGAGGGCCGCGACGGCCGCGGACTGGCGACGACTTTCGCCAACGGCGCGCAGTGGCCGTACAGCTGCGTCGCACCGCTGGCGGAACCGGCGGCCCTCGGCAGCTTTGCCGGATACCTGCTCGACGCGCGTGCGCCGCTCGGCTTTCGGCCGTCGCTGTCGCCCTGTTTCTGATCCTGGTGCGGCCGCTTCGCCGCCCATTGCACGACTGCGCGCGCGGCGGACGAGGTGCCATTTGCTGGCGCTGGGCTTCCTGTCTCGTCGTTGGCTGCACGCGCTGCTCGATGAGCATCCCGATCCGGCGCTGCATTATCGGCGGAACGGCAAACTCGTCCGCTAGCGTGATGCCGACTCGTTTCGCGCCGCGCTGCGGCGGCTCAGGTTCCAGGCGCAGTTCGGCATGGGGCTGCGTGTGCCGCTGCTCGACCTCAAGGGCTACTCTCTGACCGTCGACTGCGCGCTCGGTGTGGTGCCTTCGCTGTCGGTCACCGACAGTCGGCACAGGACCGTCTTCGCCCGTCTCGGCGACCCCCTCCGGCCGGCCGCTGATCGACCGCGTTGGCCATGCCAACCTGTACGTGAACATCGGCTACGGCACCCTCGGCCTGACCTTGGCCGCGGGCAGTGCCGAACTGCTGGCCGACTTCCTGGCCGGGCGGCCATGCTGCATCGATGCCATTCCGTTGCTGCTCGCCAACGCCTGACCTGAACGGAAGATCGCGCCGGCGACTCCTGCAGCCTCCGCCACCTTGGACGTGGCGACGGAAGGCGGAACCAGGGTCGTGTGCATGGGGTTGACGGTCAGTGTGGTCCCGCCAGGAGATGGGCGCAAGCTCGAGTCGCCGGCCGGCGCCTGTCGCGGATTTGCACCAGGGGTGGCGAAAGACCGCCGTCAGCGGCCCATCCCGGTTGACATCAGGCCGGTTGGAGATGAAACAATATTCCACCGCTATAGTGATTTAGGCGATGTAGTTAAATCTGTTTGTGGCTACTTCTGCCGGCGAGCTCGCGCCCGCCCGCGTGGTCGTCCATTCACGCAAGCTTGTCAGGCGGCAGCTGACAGTGCGTGTTGCGCGCTGTCGCTGCAAGGTCCACTTGCCTCGATGGGAGCAGAGCATGGATATGCCAGATGACCCGGCCAAACAGTTTCTTCCCGGCCCTGCAGGCAGCGTGGTGGATGCCGATTCCCCGGAAATCGAGTTCCTGCAGACCCAGCTGGCGGTGATCGAGGACTATCTGCAGCACTTCCCTGATGACCAGAGAGAGTTCCGCACCCTGGCATGGATCGCAGCACATGCCTGTGCCTACCGCCAGCAGTGGCAGGTACAAGCAGCGAACAGGGGCGACTGTCAGCTGTCGGCGTGAGCGTGACTGTGCGGACCGTGCCGGCGATGCCGGGAGGGTGTTCGCTGCCGCTGGCGATGTCTGCCGAATCGGCCACGCGCTGGGATCGGTCGTTGCCGGCAAGGCTGTTCGGTCCGTTTGCGCCCGTGCGTCCAGGCAGACGGTCGATGCAGGTCAGTCGCAGCGCATCGCGTCGTCGCTCCTCCGGGTGGGGGGCGATCCGAAATTTAGTATACTGTCACCGAAAAGCACCGAAAAGAAAAAAGGTCATCGCCCATCGAAGGCCATCCAGCGGTATTGGCGGGCTTGGCGGACGCCGCCGACGATTTCCTGGAAGTCTCCAGCGAAAGTCAGGCCGTCGGTACGGCGGCCCGTCCACTCCTGCGCGTAGTTGGGATCCGCGGAGCGACGGGTGAGGTGCAGGCGCTGCGCGGCTTGCTCCCAGCGTCCGTTTACCGCGTCACCGTACATCTCGCCGGCAACGCTGCCATCGCCGTCGATGCGGTGCAGGCGCAGTTCCGTCTGCCAGCCGTTGCCGTCGACGAGCAGGCGGGGTACGGCCCGCCAGTCGTAGGAGGACTGTCCGGTTGCGCCGTCGTGAATCTCCTGGAAGGACCCCGTCATGCGGCCCGTCAGGCTGCGTGTCGCCGGGTCGAGTTCGAGGACGCCCGTGTACCGCTGCTCGTAGCCGGGGCCGAGAAAACGGGTGAAGTGGATGGCGCGCGTACCGGGATTCCACTCACCTTCCATTGGCTGGCCATAGAGGGTGCCGTTGAACCGGTTGCCGAATACGCGCTCGATCCGCAGCAGACCCAGCCAGCCATTGCCGACAATGATGTTGTTCGCCCCTTCGGCGAGTGCGTTGGGAAACGGAAAGTCGACCCACGGCGGAATCTGGTTCGCCGCCGGGGGTTGCCGCTGCTGGTAGCGGTGGGAGAAGAAGCTGTAGATCCGGCCGTCGCCGCCGGGAGGGACACTGTACGAGAAGAGCGGCGGCGTCGCGCCGGTGTCGAAATCCAGCGTGATGTCATCGCGAGCGGGGTGGTTCGGGTCGTATATTCGCAAGCACAGCCGTCGTCCGTTGCGCTCGAGGCCGTAGACCAGCACCTGGTGGTTGTTCCCCACTTTCAGCGGATCGTCGGTATTCACCTGCACCAGGCCGATCGGCGATGGGGCGCCGTTGCGAAGGTCGCTCTCGATGCCGGGCAGCGCGCTGAAATACGCGGTCCTGGCCCGCTCGCCGGCGCTGCACCCCGGGCTCATCAAACGCAGGTATTCGGTCCATCCCAGGCCATCGAAACTGTCGTAAAGGCGAGCGACGAGGTAGTCATACAGTACACCCGAGACCGGTCCCGCCTTGTGCGATGGGATCGCCATGCCGGCGTGGAAATAGTCACGCACCGCGTACACCATGCCGCCGCACAGCCCGTTCGCGGCGTCGCCGATCGCCATGTCGACGTTGCCGACGCGTACGCTGACGTGCGCCGTGTTGGCGGGGAACTGGTTGGCAAAGCGGAACCCGTGCGTGCTCGGCAGGAAACCGGGCACGTCGACGCGCTCCTGGGTCGTCAGGCGCAGTTCGGATCCACCCATGTACTCGAGCATGTCGCTCGCGCGATGGAGCTCGCCGACGATTCCCGGTGGGCCGGCAGGCACGAGAACGCGGCTCGGCGGAATCAGCGACAGCGGCTGCCGATCACGAATCTCGAGCTGAAAGCGGG from the Accumulibacter sp. genome contains:
- a CDS encoding amino acid ABC transporter substrate-binding protein; translation: MLKRTLLLAGVAASLALAAPVSASESTINRIKQSGTLKLGYRENSVPFSFTGDDRQPRGYTVDLCRIVADDIGKQLNLPKLDVRWVPVTAQSRFAALKSGEIDLECGNTTQTISRRADFDFSLMTFVDGAGLLFREGEVPTTVESLKGQRVAVVAGTTTETTLDQMIKAGKLGMLLIRVPDHDAAIKALTDKTATAYAADRTVLVTTALIRGKGQPFALAEMQFSYEPYGLMMRRDDDLRLAVDRTLARLYRSGEIGPIVKRWFEPFGKPGDALQAMFLLNGLPE
- a CDS encoding GTPase domain-containing protein, producing the protein MSTDVRAIALSLISHTNAGKTTLARTLLGRDVGEVRDAAHVTTEATPYPLIDTAEGDTLLLWDTPGFGDSARLARRLAQQGNPIGWFLSQIWDRFRDQPFYLSQQAVRNVRDEADVVLYLVNAAEAPADAGYLAPELDVLAWIGRPVVVLLNQTGTPRPLAAEQADVQRWRMALGERAFVRDVLTLDAFARCWVQEIVLLRTLAASIVADKAAACQRLVAAWTSRRERQFAEAMAALATAIAGAACDSEALATPRLRDQLRTALRSVVAGEQVNVDRQRAAKALASRLDGRLRTSTERLIALHDLSGHAADAVRARIDAHLRTQAPLHTGKAAAVTGVVSGALSGLAADLAAGGLSLGAGTLLGALAGAAGGAGVARGVNKLRGHSETRLGWDDELLDSLVVSALLRYLAVAHFGRGRGEWAESEYPPFWRELVEEVLATRRPALAALWAQRPPAGDVTSASEEMLAANLRRLLADAAREVLQRLYPGAIGDATRG
- a CDS encoding DUF2868 domain-containing protein, producing MRALEIVAVRAFETADRAHVLWSDGDRAWASRAAAEVVGEGAADADFVAERARLALGRFGERFPVIPRAVRALSWRPWLAGAIAVAAFIGGLLVDRIGGGQRINILMPPVLALIAWNIAVYLLLAARFCLRRPGNTLPQPWRRAMGRLATGLHPRPGGELGAAIAHLASDWSRLSAPLHGARAARILHLAAALLATGVLTGFYLRGLAFAYEATWESTFLAASDVHRLLAIALAPGTALSGIPLPTAEEIAAIRAPAGENAAQWLHLLAATVAAIVIVPRLVLALLAWLVERRRSRSLPIDFAEPYFDRLLRDFRGGPLRLTVIPYSYTLPPEATSGLERLVTHALGGNTLLTVGPAVRYGEEDAPPHAGAEDGGGRIIALFNATATPEREVHGAFLRALGSPGGGARRLVALVDESSFLARGRDTGRIEGRRTAWRELCATLRVGCVFADLAAVASAGRTGDGSLDAAASALAGNLAERG
- the trhA gene encoding PAQR family membrane homeostasis protein TrhA; translation: MYHGEKLNAWTHLVGAVLALIGAVVLVVLAARTGDPWKIVSVSIYGATLVLLYSCSTLYHSFRGRAKEIFQKLDHLSIYLLIAGSYTPFCLVTLRGPWGWSLFAVVWGLAVVGSLQEFWLKSEARVLSVVIYVVMGWAVLGALPPLLQALGMAGFVWLAAGGAAYTLGIVFYALDSRLRHAHGIWHLFVLAGSAAQYVAIVLHVL
- a CDS encoding copper chaperone PCu(A)C — encoded protein: MMFSASLLLFGVGSGAALAADVEVHNAWVRGTVTGQQATGAFMEISSKTGATLVGASSPAAAVTEIHEMKMDGQVMRMRAIPRLELPAGKTVQLGPSGYHVMLIRLKQPLLKGESVPLTLQIEGKDRKIETLEVKAEVRDLTAASPAGEHRH
- a CDS encoding DUF1318 domain-containing protein — its product is MKRLLLLLAVLALPVAAAPSPDQVNLDLGTPPVVIVKHGLAQRASRLVRFYDAGIIGLGYDGMVRLRDASRLNLAQRQIAEKLIDSENPDRNSLIYALAEGHGGQYWEPAVRAAQVQRWKAQWHAGWWIEDAQGQWSIKR
- a CDS encoding SCO family protein; translation: MKTTPSLASLVLLLNLLLVACSGPPAFKSTDITGVDWGKELALTDHLGQPRRLADFKGKAVIVFFGYTQCPDVCPTTLLSMRETVARLGSDAGRVQVLFVTLDPARDTQQLLAEYVTAFNPGFIGLRGDDAATAAAAREFKVFYGRQPGSTPDSYSIDHSTGSYAFDPQGRLRLLVRHGEAPDNVAADLKLLLAGK
- a CDS encoding FAD-dependent oxidoreductase yields the protein MWCLRCRSPTVGTGPSSPVSATPSGRPLIDRVGHANLYVNIGYGTLGLTLAAGSAELLADFLAGRPCCIDAIPLLLANA